Proteins encoded in a region of the Sphingomonas jaspsi DSM 18422 genome:
- a CDS encoding NADH-quinone oxidoreductase subunit J produces the protein MIALIAFYLFATMTIGSALLVIFARNPVHSVLWLIVAFFNAAGLMLLLGAEFIAMLLVIVYVGAVAVLFLFVVMMLNIDFATLRAGVSRNLPFGLIIALVLLSEIIVAVSAWKAGPVTAPATAAGPVQPNIVALGELLYTRYLFPFELAGLILLVAMIGAIVLTHRSRGDVRGQNVARQVDRDPNEAIKNLNPAVGEGMKL, from the coding sequence ATGATCGCTCTCATCGCCTTCTACCTGTTCGCGACGATGACCATCGGCTCCGCGCTGCTGGTGATCTTCGCGCGCAACCCCGTCCACAGCGTGCTGTGGCTGATCGTCGCTTTCTTCAACGCGGCGGGCCTGATGCTTCTGCTCGGCGCCGAATTCATCGCCATGCTGCTGGTCATCGTCTACGTCGGCGCGGTCGCGGTGCTGTTCCTGTTCGTCGTCATGATGCTGAACATCGATTTCGCGACGCTGCGCGCAGGGGTGTCCCGCAACCTGCCATTCGGCCTGATCATCGCGCTGGTGTTGCTGTCGGAAATCATCGTCGCGGTGTCGGCGTGGAAGGCGGGCCCCGTGACCGCGCCTGCCACCGCCGCCGGCCCGGTCCAGCCCAACATCGTCGCGCTGGGTGAACTGCTTTACACCCGCTACCTGTTCCCGTTCGAACTGGCGGGCCTGATCCTGCTGGTGGCGATGATCGGCGCGATCGTGCTGACCCACCGAAGTCGCGGCGACGTGCGCGGGCAGAATGTCGCGCGCCAGGTCGACCGCGACCCCAATGAAGCGATCAAGAATCTGAACCCGGCGGTGGGTGAGGGGATGAAGCTGTGA
- the nuoK gene encoding NADH-quinone oxidoreductase subunit NuoK has product MIGLTHYLAVAAILFTLGVLGIFLNRKNIILMLMAIELILLSVNINLVAFSAFLGDLTGQVFAMFVLTVAAAEAAIGLAILVIFFRRRGSIAVDDVNRMRG; this is encoded by the coding sequence GTGATTGGCCTGACTCATTATCTCGCGGTCGCCGCGATCCTCTTCACGCTCGGCGTGCTGGGCATCTTCCTCAATCGCAAGAATATCATCCTGATGCTGATGGCGATCGAGTTGATCCTGCTGTCGGTCAACATCAACCTGGTCGCGTTCAGCGCCTTCCTCGGTGACCTCACCGGCCAGGTGTTCGCCATGTTCGTCCTCACCGTCGCTGCGGCCGAAGCCGCGATCGGTCTGGCGATCCTTGTCATTTTCTTCCGTCGCCGCGGTTCGATTGCGGTCGATGATGTCAACCGGATGCGCGGCTGA